From Bos mutus isolate GX-2022 chromosome 5, NWIPB_WYAK_1.1, whole genome shotgun sequence, one genomic window encodes:
- the CBX6 gene encoding chromobox protein homolog 6 isoform X2 codes for MTRFGPNLGRIEYLVKWKGWAIKYSTWEPEENILDSRLIAAFEQKERERELYGPKKRGPKPKTFLLKARAQAEALRISDVHFSVKPSASASSPKLHSSAAVHRLKKDIRRCHRMSRRPLPRPDPQGGSPGLRPPISPFSETVRIINRKVKPREPKRNRIILNLKVIDKGPGAGGAGQGAGALARPKVPSRNRVIGKSKKFSESILRTQVRHMKFGTFALYNKPPPGPLQPPPAGKTDITASPGQGLLLAPPSAPYDARSSSSSDCPSPVPHSSEPEDAPPKLLPETTSPSAPDWREPEVLDLSLPPEAAATNKRAPPEVPAAASQALPTAPEPAGAASEPEAGDWRPEMSPCSNVVVTDVTSNLLTVTIKEFCNPEDFEKVAAGVAGAAAGGGSSGASK; via the exons GTACAGCACTTGGGAGCCCGAAGAGAACATCCTGGACTCGCGGCTCATTGCAGCCTTCGAACAGAA GGAGCGGGAGCGTGAGCTGTATGGGCCCAAGAAGAGGGGACCCAAACCCAAAACTTTCCTCCTGAAG GCGCGGGCCCAGGCCGAGGCCCTCCGCATCAGCGACGTGCATTTCTCCGTCAAGCCGAGCGCCAGCGCCTCCTCGCCCAAGCTGCATTCCAGCGCTGCGGTGCACCGGCTCAAGAAGGACATCCGCCGCTGCCATCGCATGTCCCgccgccccctgccccgcccagaCCCCCAGGGGGGCAGCCCCGGCCTTCGCCCGCCCATCTCCCCTTTCTCCGAGACGGTGCGCATCATCAATCGCAAGGTCAAGCCGCGGGAGCCCAAGCGGAACCGCATTATCCTGAACCTGAAGGTGATCGACAAGGGCCCAGGCGCAGGCGGCGccgggcagggggctggggctcTTGCCCGCCCCAAAGTCCCGTCCCGGAACCGCGTCATCGGCAAGAGCAAGAAGTTCAGCGAGAGCATCCTGCGCACGCAGGTCCGCCACATGAAGTTCGGCACGTTCGCGCTGTACAACAAGCCCCCGCCCGGCCCTCTGCAGCCCCCGCCTGCCGGCAAGACCGACATCACCGCCTCCCCCGGCCAGGGGCTGCTCCTGGCGCCCCCCAGTGCCCCCTACGACGCGCGCAGCTCCAGCTCCTCCGACTGCCCCTCGCCCGTCCCGCACTCCTCCGAGCCGGAGGACGCGCCCCCCAAGCTACTCCCGGAGACCACGAGCCCGTCGGCCCCCGACTGGCGGGAGCCCGAGGTGCTTGACCTGTCTCTCCCGCCTGAGGCGGCGGCCACCAACAAGCGGGCGCCTCCCGAGGTCCCTGCAGCTGCCAGCCAGGCCCTTCCCACCGCCCCTGAGCCGGCCGGCGCCGCCTCCGAGCCCGAGGCGGGGGACTGGCGCCCTGAGATGTCACCCTGCTCCAACGTGGTCGTCACTGACGTCACCAGCAACCTACTCACGGTCACTATCAAGGAGTTCTGCAACCCAGAGGATTTCGAGAAGGTGGCTGCTGGAGTAGCAGGCGCCGCAGCGGGGGGTGGCAGCAGCGGGGCGAGCAAGTAA
- the CBX6 gene encoding chromobox protein homolog 6 isoform X1: MELSAVGERVFAAESIIKRRIRKGRIEYLVKWKGWAIKYSTWEPEENILDSRLIAAFEQKERERELYGPKKRGPKPKTFLLKARAQAEALRISDVHFSVKPSASASSPKLHSSAAVHRLKKDIRRCHRMSRRPLPRPDPQGGSPGLRPPISPFSETVRIINRKVKPREPKRNRIILNLKVIDKGPGAGGAGQGAGALARPKVPSRNRVIGKSKKFSESILRTQVRHMKFGTFALYNKPPPGPLQPPPAGKTDITASPGQGLLLAPPSAPYDARSSSSSDCPSPVPHSSEPEDAPPKLLPETTSPSAPDWREPEVLDLSLPPEAAATNKRAPPEVPAAASQALPTAPEPAGAASEPEAGDWRPEMSPCSNVVVTDVTSNLLTVTIKEFCNPEDFEKVAAGVAGAAAGGGSSGASK, encoded by the exons GTACAGCACTTGGGAGCCCGAAGAGAACATCCTGGACTCGCGGCTCATTGCAGCCTTCGAACAGAA GGAGCGGGAGCGTGAGCTGTATGGGCCCAAGAAGAGGGGACCCAAACCCAAAACTTTCCTCCTGAAG GCGCGGGCCCAGGCCGAGGCCCTCCGCATCAGCGACGTGCATTTCTCCGTCAAGCCGAGCGCCAGCGCCTCCTCGCCCAAGCTGCATTCCAGCGCTGCGGTGCACCGGCTCAAGAAGGACATCCGCCGCTGCCATCGCATGTCCCgccgccccctgccccgcccagaCCCCCAGGGGGGCAGCCCCGGCCTTCGCCCGCCCATCTCCCCTTTCTCCGAGACGGTGCGCATCATCAATCGCAAGGTCAAGCCGCGGGAGCCCAAGCGGAACCGCATTATCCTGAACCTGAAGGTGATCGACAAGGGCCCAGGCGCAGGCGGCGccgggcagggggctggggctcTTGCCCGCCCCAAAGTCCCGTCCCGGAACCGCGTCATCGGCAAGAGCAAGAAGTTCAGCGAGAGCATCCTGCGCACGCAGGTCCGCCACATGAAGTTCGGCACGTTCGCGCTGTACAACAAGCCCCCGCCCGGCCCTCTGCAGCCCCCGCCTGCCGGCAAGACCGACATCACCGCCTCCCCCGGCCAGGGGCTGCTCCTGGCGCCCCCCAGTGCCCCCTACGACGCGCGCAGCTCCAGCTCCTCCGACTGCCCCTCGCCCGTCCCGCACTCCTCCGAGCCGGAGGACGCGCCCCCCAAGCTACTCCCGGAGACCACGAGCCCGTCGGCCCCCGACTGGCGGGAGCCCGAGGTGCTTGACCTGTCTCTCCCGCCTGAGGCGGCGGCCACCAACAAGCGGGCGCCTCCCGAGGTCCCTGCAGCTGCCAGCCAGGCCCTTCCCACCGCCCCTGAGCCGGCCGGCGCCGCCTCCGAGCCCGAGGCGGGGGACTGGCGCCCTGAGATGTCACCCTGCTCCAACGTGGTCGTCACTGACGTCACCAGCAACCTACTCACGGTCACTATCAAGGAGTTCTGCAACCCAGAGGATTTCGAGAAGGTGGCTGCTGGAGTAGCAGGCGCCGCAGCGGGGGGTGGCAGCAGCGGGGCGAGCAAGTAA